One genomic segment of Verrucomicrobiota bacterium includes these proteins:
- a CDS encoding response regulator transcription factor — MRILVVEDELRLLRSLAKALREEGYAVDTAEAGDEGLYKAENYDYDAIVLDVMLPRLDGWIILERLRKLKATPVLMLTARDAHKDRVRGLDTGADDYLVKPFDLSELLARLRALIRRSAGRARPLLELGDVHIDTRARAVTRAGEPVTLTAREYAILEYLALHKGEVISRTELYEHLFDESDDTMSNLVDVHVFSLRKKLGRELIMTRRGQGYVIE; from the coding sequence ATGAGAATTCTGGTCGTCGAAGATGAACTGCGCTTGCTGCGCAGCCTGGCCAAGGCCTTGCGCGAGGAAGGCTACGCCGTCGATACCGCCGAGGCGGGCGATGAAGGCCTCTACAAGGCCGAAAACTACGACTATGACGCCATCGTGCTCGACGTCATGCTCCCGCGCCTGGACGGCTGGATCATCCTGGAACGCCTCCGGAAACTCAAAGCCACTCCCGTGCTTATGCTGACCGCGCGCGACGCCCACAAAGACCGCGTGCGCGGCCTGGACACGGGCGCGGATGACTATCTGGTCAAGCCGTTCGATTTGTCGGAATTGCTGGCGCGGCTGCGCGCGCTCATCCGTCGCTCCGCCGGACGCGCCCGTCCGCTCCTGGAATTGGGCGACGTGCACATTGACACCCGCGCCCGAGCCGTCACCCGGGCCGGCGAACCCGTCACGCTGACCGCCCGCGAGTATGCGATTCTGGAATACCTCGCGTTGCACAAGGGTGAAGTCATCAGCCGCACCGAGCTTTACGAACATCTCTTCGACGAGAGCGACGACACCATGTCGAACCTCGTCGATGTGCACGTCTTCAGCCTCCGCAAGAAGCTCGGACGCGAGCTGATCATGACGCGGCGAGGACAGGGATACGTCATCGAATGA